The Akkermansia sp. N21116 genome includes a region encoding these proteins:
- a CDS encoding DUF4424 family protein, with protein sequence MLEKLFLGLLLAGLSLVPCALGNGGGYNSPEGGGGGNVLPFELEGVSQVAMEEEDLVIELWNTYADIHVKYKLRNTTNAPVTVRFGFPVETQANPDVQYISSISDSSKRPSDNPVLAYKASLNGKELPNELQLQSVPLEEDKTANLSMYGWIVSTMELQAHEQAELVIETKMKHIKESDYSVSENITVVPRNMVYRLSTAAVWNGPIKRGSITIRARSVDTDEVVFKSPVNRFKRSGHSWIWQFDNLKPGLKDDIIIQVLPEMGSHYQGDGFSNDWEQTTNSAYVFNRLGKWYKGMDIGSSKITVSSMANKAVKLNKTFNFLYKPNNSRTWISEPMTPEREESLTITLPEPARIGAISLYPGVLGPNNQGNGKPAEQNRNYDNIETMQVIVNGGTWQRPVRFESSEEPIDRWISLNDCPFKISSLKLVIKSVYHNPKGLKQTGISNLKLYRKLSQKPHLPPCR encoded by the coding sequence ATGTTGGAGAAACTTTTCCTCGGCCTCCTGTTGGCGGGGCTTTCGCTTGTTCCCTGTGCCTTGGGCAATGGGGGAGGCTACAACAGTCCGGAAGGAGGAGGGGGAGGCAATGTCCTGCCCTTCGAGCTCGAAGGAGTCAGCCAGGTTGCCATGGAAGAGGAAGACCTTGTCATCGAATTGTGGAACACTTACGCCGATATTCATGTCAAATACAAGCTCAGGAACACAACGAATGCCCCCGTCACCGTCCGTTTCGGCTTCCCAGTTGAAACCCAAGCAAATCCGGACGTACAATATATTTCTTCCATCTCCGACTCATCGAAACGCCCCTCGGACAATCCTGTCCTAGCTTACAAAGCCAGCCTGAACGGAAAAGAGCTGCCAAACGAATTGCAACTACAATCCGTCCCCCTTGAAGAAGATAAAACAGCCAATCTATCCATGTATGGCTGGATTGTTTCCACCATGGAACTGCAAGCACATGAACAAGCGGAATTGGTCATAGAAACCAAAATGAAGCACATCAAGGAGAGTGATTACAGCGTCAGCGAAAATATAACCGTCGTCCCTCGGAATATGGTGTATCGCCTCTCCACAGCCGCCGTCTGGAACGGGCCAATCAAACGGGGCAGCATCACCATCAGAGCTCGTTCAGTCGATACCGACGAAGTCGTCTTCAAATCCCCCGTCAATCGCTTCAAACGTTCCGGTCACAGTTGGATCTGGCAATTCGACAACCTCAAGCCCGGTTTGAAGGACGACATTATCATCCAGGTTCTTCCCGAGATGGGATCTCACTACCAAGGGGATGGTTTCAGTAACGACTGGGAACAAACGACCAACAGCGCTTACGTCTTCAACCGCTTGGGCAAATGGTACAAAGGCATGGACATTGGTTCATCCAAAATCACCGTCTCTTCCATGGCAAACAAAGCTGTGAAATTGAACAAGACCTTCAATTTCCTCTACAAACCAAACAACTCTCGAACATGGATCAGTGAACCTATGACTCCGGAACGAGAAGAATCTCTCACGATCACCCTTCCGGAACCCGCCCGTATCGGAGCCATCTCTCTCTATCCCGGAGTCCTTGGTCCAAACAATCAGGGCAATGGAAAACCAGCCGAACAAAATCGCAATTACGACAACATCGAAACCATGCAAGTCATTGTCAATGGTGGGACCTGGCAACGCCCCGTCAGGTTTGAATCCAGCGAGGAACCAATAGATCGCTGGATTTCCCTGAATGATTGTCCATTCAAAATCTCCTCCCTCAAACTTGTCATCAAATCCGTCTATCACAACCCAAAAGGCCTAAAGCAGACTGGCATTTCGAATCTGAAACTCTATCGCAAACTCTCACAAAAGCCCCATCTTCCCCCCTGCCGTTGA
- a CDS encoding alpha-L-fucosidase — MKCRPHPSAPALLALLFCAMLPGIADDTPVQKDKATPVPAVQQAAPDPRKSDDQHAAYTESEEERNARMKWWRDAKFGMFIHWGLYSGLAGDWKGKPMGSEWIQKNAELDTDTYAAEALPLFQPKENFAQEWAELAEAAGCRYAVMTTKHHDGFALFKSDVSDFDAFDHKSGRDLVKEYADAFRAKNIRIGLYHSVIDWHHPSYDYTICPDLCYPKQQAAMLESKQIPRDQEAYKKYLQAQVKELLSNYGKVDVIWWDYSQGDMQGKTGWNAPELIKMARKLQPGIIMNNRLYSFTGLGLTKLDGLDLRCGDFTTPEKSIPTEGYSGIDWEACMTIGDKWGYNRHDTNIKSKDELVLKLAECTVKGGNLLLNVNPQADGTIPMAISLAMKGVGSWLRIHGEAVYETRPVSIPDLPEGVAATTKGKNTYLFIMQPSSQERKEALVIPMPKGFSKAEFLDGSPAPDITPEGIILTPEALKGKTAPVLRLSK; from the coding sequence ATGAAATGCCGCCCGCATCCATCCGCCCCCGCTCTCCTGGCACTCTTGTTCTGTGCGATGCTGCCGGGCATTGCTGACGATACGCCAGTCCAAAAAGACAAAGCAACTCCCGTACCAGCCGTACAACAAGCAGCCCCGGATCCTCGGAAATCCGACGACCAGCACGCCGCCTATACGGAATCCGAAGAAGAACGCAATGCCCGCATGAAATGGTGGCGCGATGCCAAGTTCGGCATGTTCATCCACTGGGGACTTTACTCCGGACTGGCCGGAGACTGGAAGGGCAAGCCCATGGGATCGGAATGGATCCAGAAGAACGCAGAACTGGACACCGACACCTACGCAGCGGAAGCTCTGCCTCTTTTCCAACCCAAAGAGAATTTCGCCCAAGAATGGGCCGAACTCGCCGAAGCGGCCGGCTGCCGCTATGCCGTCATGACGACCAAACACCACGACGGCTTCGCCCTCTTCAAGAGTGACGTCTCCGACTTCGATGCCTTCGACCACAAGAGCGGACGAGACCTCGTCAAAGAATATGCCGATGCCTTCCGTGCCAAAAACATCCGTATCGGCCTTTACCATTCCGTCATCGACTGGCACCACCCTTCCTACGACTACACAATCTGTCCCGACCTGTGCTATCCCAAGCAGCAGGCCGCCATGCTGGAATCCAAACAAATTCCCCGGGATCAGGAGGCTTACAAGAAATACCTCCAGGCCCAAGTCAAAGAGCTCCTCTCCAATTACGGCAAAGTCGATGTCATCTGGTGGGACTACTCCCAGGGAGACATGCAAGGGAAAACGGGATGGAACGCTCCGGAACTCATCAAGATGGCCCGCAAGCTCCAACCCGGCATCATCATGAACAACCGCCTCTACTCGTTCACCGGCCTCGGACTGACCAAACTCGACGGGCTTGACCTGCGCTGCGGAGATTTCACAACTCCAGAAAAGAGTATCCCTACGGAAGGCTATTCCGGAATCGACTGGGAAGCGTGCATGACTATCGGCGACAAATGGGGATACAACCGCCATGATACCAATATCAAGAGCAAAGACGAACTCGTTCTAAAGCTAGCCGAATGTACTGTCAAAGGGGGTAATCTCCTGTTGAATGTCAACCCTCAGGCGGACGGCACTATCCCCATGGCCATTTCCCTGGCCATGAAAGGAGTCGGATCCTGGTTGAGGATTCATGGTGAAGCCGTCTATGAAACGCGTCCGGTTTCCATTCCAGACCTCCCCGAAGGAGTTGCCGCCACGACCAAAGGCAAAAACACCTATCTGTTCATCATGCAGCCCTCCTCCCAGGAACGCAAGGAAGCCCTCGTCATCCCCATGCCCAAGGGATTTTCCAAAGCCGAATTCCTGGACGGCTCCCCTGCTCCGGATATTACGCCGGAAGGCATTATCCTGACTCCGGAAGCCCTGAAAGGCAAAACAGCCCCCGTGCTCAGGCTATCCAAATAA
- a CDS encoding SDR family oxidoreductase, with the protein MGNTDMVAPEQDDAPSLLISGGNGGLARCVRQFFGDRGWRVVAPSRMELDVRDCVGVEEFVASHGSFDCVICNAGITGDQLLMRQSETRWDEIMDVNLRGAAWCAASAARGMKRVRKPGSIVLVGSYTALHPGAGQALYAASKAALVGLMKSLAREWGGDGIRVNLVLPGFMETPMTERLPDHVFERARKKHVLGAFNTPSHAAEFLYFLHASMPLTSGQVFSLDSRIL; encoded by the coding sequence ATGGGAAACACGGACATGGTTGCACCGGAACAGGATGATGCTCCTTCCTTGTTGATTAGCGGGGGAAATGGAGGGCTGGCCCGGTGTGTGCGGCAGTTTTTTGGGGATCGCGGCTGGCGTGTTGTGGCGCCTTCCCGTATGGAACTGGATGTGCGTGATTGTGTGGGAGTAGAGGAGTTTGTGGCTTCGCATGGTTCCTTCGATTGCGTGATCTGCAATGCGGGAATAACGGGAGACCAGTTGCTGATGCGCCAGTCGGAGACCCGCTGGGATGAAATCATGGATGTGAATTTGCGTGGTGCTGCCTGGTGTGCCGCAAGTGCCGCCCGTGGCATGAAACGTGTGCGGAAACCGGGCAGTATTGTCCTTGTCGGATCTTATACTGCTTTGCACCCGGGCGCCGGACAGGCTCTTTATGCTGCTTCCAAGGCTGCTTTGGTGGGCCTCATGAAATCTCTTGCCCGCGAATGGGGTGGGGACGGTATCCGCGTCAATCTGGTGCTTCCCGGTTTTATGGAGACTCCGATGACAGAGAGATTACCGGATCATGTGTTTGAGAGAGCCCGGAAAAAACATGTGCTGGGCGCTTTCAACACTCCGTCCCATGCGGCGGAGTTTCTGTATTTCCTGCACGCATCCATGCCGTTGACCTCGGGACAGGTCTTTTCCCTGGATAGCCGGATTTTGTAA
- the ispG gene encoding (E)-4-hydroxy-3-methylbut-2-enyl-diphosphate synthase, translating to MQQSYCSSLYRYQRRTTREVMVGNVGIGGGNPIRIQSMLTSDTRDTEACVREALQLADAGCEIIRLTAQTKVFAANLEHISRELRRAGCSAPLVADIHFKPDAAMEAAKWVEKIRINPGNFIDKKKFEVRDYTDDEYEAELDRVRKEFTPLVQFCKEHGRAMRIGSNHGSLSDRILNRYGDTPEGMVESALEFARIARDLDYHQLVFSMKSSNVKVMIAAYRLLVRRLYEMGDDWNYPIHLGVTEAGGGEDGRIKSAVGIGSLLQDGIGDTLRVSLTEDAVCEVPVAFALAAPFQPSVKADSPELPVAEPPAPFDPYAYERRMAGLAMCYGVRLGWDNPVRVALPHEAFDVLSRERDALGEFIPELDLDRLEPVAVDPLDDEAVEQLTELPEPTVVTVKDGCPMDVADAFRLLAARIEGRHPILLKDTLSPDSSPGGELALLQAARAIGSLLSDGIGDAVLVQGEKDPHAALFLSYNILQASGSRLTKADYVSCPSCGRTLYNIQEATARIKAATGHLKGVKIAVMGCIVNGPGEMADADFGYVGGAPGKINLYVKKEPIRFNIPQEEAVDCLVDLIREHGRWVDPAS from the coding sequence ATGCAACAGTCGTATTGTTCCAGCCTGTACAGGTACCAACGCCGGACTACACGCGAGGTGATGGTCGGAAATGTCGGAATCGGAGGAGGGAATCCCATTCGCATCCAGTCCATGCTGACGTCCGACACACGGGATACGGAGGCATGCGTGCGCGAAGCCTTGCAATTGGCTGATGCCGGATGTGAAATTATCCGTCTGACAGCCCAGACTAAAGTATTTGCCGCTAATCTGGAACATATCTCCCGCGAACTGAGAAGGGCCGGATGCTCGGCTCCTTTGGTGGCGGATATTCATTTCAAACCGGATGCTGCGATGGAAGCGGCTAAGTGGGTGGAGAAGATCAGGATCAATCCGGGTAATTTTATCGATAAAAAGAAGTTTGAAGTTCGCGACTACACGGACGATGAGTATGAAGCCGAGCTGGATCGTGTCCGGAAGGAGTTTACTCCGCTCGTTCAGTTTTGCAAGGAACACGGTCGTGCCATGCGTATCGGTTCCAACCATGGTTCGTTGTCCGACCGTATCCTGAACCGTTATGGCGATACTCCGGAGGGGATGGTGGAAAGCGCCTTGGAATTCGCGCGTATTGCTCGTGACCTGGACTATCATCAGTTGGTTTTTTCAATGAAATCCTCGAACGTAAAGGTGATGATAGCGGCTTATCGTTTGCTCGTCCGACGCCTGTACGAGATGGGGGACGATTGGAATTATCCGATCCACCTGGGCGTGACGGAGGCCGGTGGCGGCGAAGACGGACGGATTAAGAGTGCGGTGGGCATCGGTTCTCTGCTTCAGGACGGCATTGGGGATACCTTGCGTGTTTCCCTGACGGAGGACGCTGTGTGCGAAGTCCCTGTCGCTTTTGCTCTTGCAGCCCCGTTCCAGCCCTCCGTGAAGGCGGATTCTCCCGAACTGCCTGTCGCAGAACCTCCCGCTCCGTTCGATCCTTATGCCTACGAACGCCGCATGGCCGGGCTGGCAATGTGTTATGGTGTCCGTCTCGGGTGGGACAATCCCGTCCGGGTAGCTCTGCCCCATGAGGCCTTTGACGTGCTTTCGCGCGAACGCGATGCCTTGGGTGAGTTTATCCCGGAACTGGATCTCGACAGGCTGGAACCCGTTGCTGTCGATCCTCTGGATGATGAAGCTGTCGAACAATTGACGGAACTGCCAGAACCTACCGTGGTGACTGTGAAGGACGGTTGCCCAATGGATGTTGCCGATGCCTTCCGACTGCTGGCGGCACGGATTGAAGGGCGTCATCCGATCTTGCTGAAGGATACTCTTTCCCCGGATTCTTCACCGGGCGGAGAGTTGGCCTTGTTGCAGGCCGCCCGTGCTATCGGGAGTTTGTTGAGCGACGGCATTGGGGACGCGGTGCTTGTCCAGGGAGAAAAGGATCCCCATGCGGCTTTGTTCCTTTCCTACAATATTCTTCAGGCAAGCGGTTCCCGTCTGACGAAAGCTGACTATGTGTCCTGTCCATCCTGCGGGAGAACCTTGTACAACATTCAGGAAGCTACGGCGCGCATCAAGGCTGCAACCGGACATCTGAAGGGGGTGAAAATCGCTGTGATGGGGTGCATTGTCAATGGCCCGGGCGAGATGGCCGATGCCGACTTCGGCTATGTGGGCGGTGCCCCCGGCAAGATCAATTTGTATGTGAAGAAGGAGCCGATCCGATTTAACATTCCTCAGGAGGAAGCCGTGGACTGCCTGGTCGATTTGATCCGGGAACATGGACGCTGGGTGGATCCCGCTTCCTGA
- a CDS encoding glycosyltransferase, which yields MSRALKRIFVHGFPSLYGGAGTELHHQMIVWRKMGMDVHLIPTGDGFYPEDLYVELLRLGVVIHAADDWTALEPGDPVMGFCNSEFLDAIPEIRKHTKRTVFVNCMTWLFDKEKELMKEGLIAMFLYQNEEVRQKNMPLLQGLNADPSVRFMTFKPYFHSDAFPFITERTDEYFGCGRISRQDADKFARNTLQIYEYFVSPVPKRGLFLGFDHRSEEKIGKPYDWIRTARDQTEVSQQEFYKHCKIVLQPTDTTENWPRVGFEAMASGSVLIVDNRGGWRQMVEHGRTGWLCDHERDFIYYASRMAYEPHWRDDMAEAARERGLELGGLEASSASWEEVFDAMAKLPE from the coding sequence ATGAGCAGGGCGTTAAAAAGGATTTTCGTGCATGGGTTCCCGTCGCTTTACGGCGGGGCGGGGACGGAGCTGCACCACCAGATGATCGTGTGGCGGAAGATGGGGATGGATGTCCACCTCATCCCGACCGGGGACGGTTTCTACCCGGAAGACCTTTATGTGGAACTGCTGCGGCTGGGGGTGGTCATCCACGCGGCGGACGACTGGACGGCTCTGGAGCCGGGCGACCCGGTGATGGGGTTCTGCAACAGCGAGTTTCTGGACGCCATCCCGGAGATCCGGAAACATACGAAGCGCACCGTCTTTGTGAACTGCATGACATGGCTCTTCGACAAGGAGAAGGAATTGATGAAGGAAGGGCTGATTGCCATGTTCCTTTACCAGAACGAGGAGGTGAGGCAGAAGAACATGCCCCTCCTGCAAGGGCTGAACGCGGACCCGTCCGTCCGGTTCATGACGTTTAAGCCGTACTTCCACAGCGACGCCTTCCCCTTTATTACGGAGAGGACGGACGAGTATTTCGGGTGCGGACGGATTTCCCGCCAGGACGCGGACAAGTTCGCCCGAAACACGCTGCAAATCTATGAATACTTCGTCTCCCCGGTGCCCAAGCGCGGCCTCTTCCTGGGATTCGACCACCGGAGCGAGGAGAAGATCGGCAAGCCCTACGACTGGATCAGGACGGCGCGGGACCAGACGGAAGTCTCCCAGCAGGAGTTTTACAAGCACTGCAAGATCGTGCTGCAACCCACGGACACGACGGAGAACTGGCCGCGCGTGGGCTTCGAGGCGATGGCCTCCGGCAGCGTGCTGATTGTCGATAACCGGGGCGGGTGGCGGCAGATGGTGGAGCACGGCAGGACCGGCTGGCTCTGCGACCATGAGAGGGACTTTATCTACTACGCCTCCCGGATGGCATACGAGCCGCACTGGCGCGACGACATGGCGGAGGCGGCGCGGGAGCGCGGCCTGGAACTCGGCGGGCTGGAAGCGTCATCCGCCAGTTGGGAGGAAGTGTTCGACGCGATGGCGAAGCTGCCCGAATAG
- the pheA gene encoding prephenate dehydratase: protein MDLSELRNSIDGIDAQIVNLLKNRYEFVRQVGEYKKARNAPISVPEREALLMQKLEKLNNGVLPKEALYSIYREIISCGLLLEGNIRVAYLGPPGTWSHQAALKQFGHSVELIPEPNFADIFDAVSRGKANYGVVPVENSTEGAVTAVMDLFVQSPLKICSQIHLRIRNGLISSAPKDRITTIYSHPQILGQTRNWLHRHYPEADIVATTSSTKAAQIAKEHAGDGAAALASPLCAELFGLELLAEDIQDNCNNTTRFAIIGKQETQPTGNDRTSILFQINHKPGTLVKVLDIFRRYNIDLTRIESRPSKVVNWEYVFHVDIVGHSREEPLLSALKEVEQNCSILKTIGSYPNVDTI from the coding sequence ATGGATCTCTCCGAGTTACGCAACAGCATCGACGGCATTGATGCCCAAATTGTCAACCTGCTGAAAAACAGATACGAATTCGTACGCCAGGTCGGCGAATACAAAAAGGCCCGCAACGCCCCGATTTCCGTACCGGAAAGAGAAGCGTTGCTCATGCAGAAACTGGAGAAACTCAACAACGGCGTCCTCCCCAAGGAAGCGCTTTATTCCATCTACAGGGAAATCATCTCCTGCGGCCTCCTGCTTGAAGGCAATATCCGCGTCGCCTATCTGGGGCCTCCCGGTACATGGTCCCACCAGGCGGCTCTCAAACAATTCGGTCATAGCGTAGAACTGATACCGGAACCGAACTTTGCCGATATATTTGACGCAGTCAGCCGAGGCAAGGCCAATTACGGAGTCGTCCCGGTGGAAAACTCCACAGAGGGTGCCGTCACAGCCGTCATGGATCTTTTCGTCCAATCTCCACTCAAAATCTGTTCGCAAATTCACCTACGCATCCGCAACGGTCTCATTTCCTCAGCGCCGAAAGACAGGATCACCACCATCTATTCCCACCCCCAGATCCTCGGGCAAACACGCAACTGGCTGCACCGCCACTACCCGGAAGCCGACATTGTCGCCACCACTTCGTCCACCAAGGCTGCCCAAATTGCCAAGGAACATGCCGGGGACGGAGCAGCAGCCCTTGCCAGCCCTCTTTGTGCGGAACTTTTCGGACTCGAACTGCTGGCGGAGGATATTCAGGACAACTGCAATAACACGACGCGCTTCGCCATCATCGGCAAGCAGGAGACCCAGCCCACCGGTAATGACCGGACATCCATTCTCTTCCAGATCAATCACAAGCCGGGGACGCTCGTCAAGGTTCTCGACATTTTCCGCCGCTACAACATCGATCTGACGCGCATCGAATCCCGTCCATCCAAGGTCGTCAACTGGGAATACGTCTTCCATGTCGATATTGTCGGTCATTCCCGGGAAGAGCCCCTTCTGAGCGCGCTGAAAGAAGTGGAACAGAACTGTTCCATCCTCAAAACCATCGGCAGCTATCCCAACGTGGATACCATATAA
- a CDS encoding CapA family protein produces MRRLFSLLAVAWIWGSYAAVPVIYLEQSHTGSFTFFTETTDRTRDYRLLLVDAHPDSNAATNSDAIRDGVLSISNLRQRARRLDQWRKEGRIQCYNWLEPLMPRPVASVYWMPAKELLQNQTPDELTQDAVAYLDGRLEIDPRECGSLSKRWKTISRWEELPNDQGLPWLASIDLDAFANAFHPEEALEECWKQVTGLYNLCAISICLSRPWHKDDATAWRLWEKAIRLSLQTHPAHVLLNGCPLPEKDTSRMATSFKKQGKSIPQLDWKQAPDSLWALLAAHRSRFSSARPDVTWENILESHKKTVPKVGLTDIQASLDGTWRMDAGQRHHLEAGDIYDLPVIPRRYRWYRLTPVASIANLKPEDSKGASFTGHAGNCILWKEQFVAETEDPFLDNDTWRRGITLGRSWWKVAILAGSQVWESLPATIAITEGEGFHSALSEQFGTPYMYGAGSIPYMGQWIAGTGLGNDCANMICYAWRRNGHRIPWSSPRELTRYMRLLGNLQTEDTRIPFTPEEQSTGLVVDAVNHSAALWQDKPPLGSLGQEDLVIHHLSGQPEILTLADFRKRYKRFSHSVWTLGDTEPGVSIALLGDVVAIGEDTLWDRLCHSLQNYNLVMANVEGSIACSREDVPQGRKYTFLSTPERQVALLKQAGVRVASLANNHSEDGGPQSLLQNIRYLNNAGIQTVGAGTTVKEALSPAIVRIGERTIAVWGAAHDEALNPPVSPTIHLARLPQDQAVLLESVLSWKNRTDMNIIMIHWGRENTDKYTPAQTECARRLAAAGFDIIAGSHPHILLSPETLGTTLVFPSLGNARMPNSGPTPAFNKRGWGFISTGNTNIRRELGIKNLKNLPSTEQRKKHSCKIDKESVDSRK; encoded by the coding sequence ATGCGCCGTCTCTTTTCCCTACTCGCAGTAGCATGGATATGGGGTTCATATGCCGCTGTGCCGGTAATTTATCTGGAACAAAGCCATACTGGCAGTTTCACCTTCTTTACGGAAACAACAGACCGTACACGGGATTACAGGCTTCTGCTCGTTGATGCCCATCCGGATTCCAATGCTGCGACCAATTCCGATGCCATCCGCGACGGTGTCCTAAGCATAAGCAATCTCAGGCAACGGGCACGGCGTCTCGACCAATGGAGAAAAGAAGGACGTATCCAATGCTACAACTGGCTGGAACCTCTGATGCCGCGTCCAGTTGCCTCCGTTTACTGGATGCCGGCAAAGGAATTACTGCAGAACCAGACCCCTGACGAATTGACACAGGACGCCGTCGCCTATCTGGACGGTCGTCTCGAAATCGATCCTCGGGAATGCGGCTCATTAAGCAAGCGATGGAAAACCATCTCTCGCTGGGAAGAATTGCCCAATGACCAAGGTCTGCCGTGGCTGGCAAGCATCGATCTGGATGCTTTCGCCAACGCTTTCCACCCGGAAGAAGCCTTGGAAGAATGCTGGAAACAGGTCACCGGACTATACAACCTGTGTGCCATCAGCATCTGTCTTTCCCGCCCATGGCACAAGGATGATGCAACCGCTTGGCGGCTTTGGGAAAAAGCTATCCGGCTTTCACTTCAGACCCATCCGGCACATGTTCTGCTCAACGGGTGTCCATTGCCGGAAAAGGATACTTCGCGTATGGCAACCAGTTTCAAAAAGCAGGGAAAATCCATCCCGCAGCTGGATTGGAAACAGGCACCAGATTCCCTGTGGGCATTGTTGGCCGCACACCGCAGCCGCTTCTCCTCCGCCCGGCCGGATGTAACGTGGGAAAACATCCTCGAATCCCACAAAAAAACAGTGCCGAAAGTCGGCCTCACGGATATACAAGCGTCGCTGGACGGGACATGGCGCATGGATGCCGGGCAACGCCACCATCTGGAAGCCGGAGACATCTACGATCTTCCTGTCATCCCCCGGCGTTACCGCTGGTACCGTCTCACCCCAGTTGCCTCCATAGCCAATCTCAAGCCGGAAGACAGCAAGGGGGCCAGTTTCACCGGACATGCCGGAAACTGTATCCTCTGGAAAGAACAATTCGTCGCGGAAACCGAGGATCCTTTCCTGGACAACGACACTTGGAGGCGCGGCATCACGCTGGGGCGCTCGTGGTGGAAAGTCGCCATACTGGCCGGAAGCCAGGTTTGGGAAAGCCTGCCCGCTACAATCGCCATCACCGAGGGAGAGGGGTTCCACTCCGCCCTATCCGAGCAATTCGGCACGCCCTACATGTATGGGGCCGGCAGTATTCCGTACATGGGACAATGGATTGCAGGCACCGGGCTAGGCAATGACTGTGCCAACATGATCTGTTACGCCTGGAGAAGAAACGGCCACCGTATCCCCTGGAGCAGTCCCCGGGAACTCACCCGGTACATGCGCCTCCTCGGCAATTTGCAGACTGAAGACACCAGAATCCCCTTTACCCCGGAAGAACAATCTACAGGTCTTGTTGTGGATGCCGTCAACCACTCCGCCGCCTTGTGGCAAGACAAACCACCGCTCGGTTCCCTGGGACAGGAAGATCTCGTCATCCATCATCTCTCCGGGCAACCGGAAATTCTGACACTGGCCGACTTCCGGAAGCGCTACAAACGTTTTTCCCACTCGGTCTGGACGCTGGGAGATACTGAACCCGGAGTTAGCATCGCCCTTCTCGGTGACGTGGTAGCAATCGGAGAAGATACCCTCTGGGACAGACTGTGCCACTCCCTGCAAAATTACAACCTGGTAATGGCTAATGTCGAAGGAAGTATCGCATGTTCTCGGGAGGATGTTCCACAGGGAAGGAAATACACCTTTCTCTCCACTCCAGAACGCCAGGTTGCCCTGCTCAAACAAGCCGGAGTCCGTGTCGCCTCACTCGCCAACAATCATTCGGAAGACGGAGGCCCACAGAGTCTTCTCCAAAATATCCGCTACCTAAACAATGCGGGCATTCAAACAGTCGGAGCAGGCACCACCGTCAAAGAAGCCCTTTCGCCCGCCATCGTTCGCATCGGGGAACGCACGATTGCCGTCTGGGGAGCAGCTCACGACGAAGCTCTGAATCCACCTGTTTCTCCGACTATCCATCTGGCAAGACTTCCGCAAGATCAGGCAGTCTTACTCGAATCCGTCCTCTCATGGAAAAACCGGACGGATATGAATATCATCATGATCCACTGGGGAAGAGAAAACACAGACAAATACACCCCAGCTCAAACGGAATGCGCTCGCCGGCTTGCTGCCGCCGGTTTCGACATCATCGCCGGAAGTCATCCTCACATTCTCCTTTCCCCGGAAACTTTAGGAACAACACTCGTCTTTCCATCCCTCGGCAATGCCAGAATGCCCAATTCCGGCCCCACTCCGGCCTTCAATAAACGCGGCTGGGGATTCATCTCCACGGGCAATACCAACATCAGGAGAGAATTAGGAATCAAAAACCTGAAAAATCTACCTTCAACTGAGCAGAGAAAGAAACACAGTTGCAAAATAGACAAGGAGTCCGTAGATTCTAGAAAATAG